One Misgurnus anguillicaudatus chromosome 20, ASM2758022v2, whole genome shotgun sequence DNA segment encodes these proteins:
- the LOC141349152 gene encoding nuclear GTPase SLIP-GC-like translates to MFHHIQNFIKTQETKLKASCSREILEKKKEMYASIELTIQTKMTPCYGKAAKVSGKGSFMKMQKILRETIESLKEEMFSEVKEEVLKKFRTLKWYIKDYLESELNKSIELFLLTTNTTLFDVSREIEDLEKLSNQLS, encoded by the exons ATGTTTCATCACATTCAGAACTTCATCAAAACTCAG GAAACCAAACTGAAGGCATCATGCAGCAGAGAAATCCTTGAGAAAAAGAAGGAAATGTACGCCTCAATTGAACTTACCATCCAGACAAAAATGACTCCTTGTTATGGAA AAGCTGCAAAAGTATCAGGAAAAGGATCATTCATGAAAATGCAGAAGATTCTTAGAGAAACAATTGAGTCATTAAAAGAAGAAATGTTCAGTGAGGTTAAAGAGGAAGTGCTTAAAAAATTCAGAACCTTGAAG TGGTACATAAAAGATTACCTGGAATCTGAGCTGAACAAATCAATTGAACTCTTTCTTCTCACAACCAACACAACTCTTTTTG ATGTTTCCAGAGAGATTGAAGATCTTGAGAAACTTTCAAATCAGCTGTCTTAA
- the LOC141351625 gene encoding nuclear GTPase SLIP-GC-like, with product MASNAKRKCNPGESSYSTESLLTTDMAIGIVIKKTNQIMKRVNASIEATEVTDQSMVTLKSYIVEAISKISIENRKKTTVGIFGKSGEGKSTLLSAILGKEDLLPTGSAGACTAVVSQVEANLSDSNYTAEIEFISKEECEKELQDLVSILSDDSEDRDDEMMESAVEKLTALYGEDAHKKTIEELKIMNHDIYAKMDDILTNNTITISKCNASEFAEDVACYIQHSDSSPGGWYWPLVKSVKIKIPNFRELLEHIVLIDLPGSGDCNKIRDNLWRSKLRDCSSVWVVSAIKRATTDKGPWEMLKHCIEELGPGGECKSINFICTMTDEINSKAYCRSARLPDTTPIADCILYRNDSTKKKMKEKFEHLNPGIKKLMEKFSMDVFTVSSKAFFEQNPVVKKTDTEIPKLQDVLKNHNKSINQELAKDYVNEAKGVLSLIQSFLPSTDEALIKTIFHDDLKKNLNEALNELDCQFDFIQNNLDQCLSNGVLESVEQCLENARAELIERKTDNRGYHKILKALCKNNGHYWSRNWDETLDLNKCLARHMKENISEEFFIIFSKFFFDATEMLLLYVFISIVYI from the exons ATATGGCCATCGGCATTGTGATCAAGAAAACAAACCAGATAATGAAACGTGTCAATGCTAGCATTGAAGCAACAGAGGTCACTGACCAATCTATGGTTACATTAAAATCCTACATTGT AGAGGCCATTTCAAAGATATctattgaaaacaggaaaaaaacaacTGTTGGGATTTTTGGGAAATCAGGAGAAGGAAAGAGCACTCTATTAAGTGCAATCCTGGGTAAAGAGGATCTACTTCCAACTGGTAGTGCCGGTGCATGCACAGCTGTTGTATCTCAGGTGGAAGCAAATCTGAGTGACTCCAACTACACAGCAGAGATCgaattcatttcaaaagag GAGTGTGAGAAAGAACTTCAAGATCTTGTCAGTATTTTGTCAGATGACAGTGAGGACAGAGATGATGAGATGATGGAAAGTGCTGTAGAAAAGCTCACTGCACTGTATGGAGAAGATGCACATAAGAAAACAATAGAAGAGCTAAAGATCATGAATCATGACATATATGCTAAAATGGATGACATTTTGACCAACAATACCATAACCATCTCAAAATGTAAT GCCTCTGAATTTGCCGAAGATGTTGCATGCTACATACAACATAGTGATTCAAGTCCTGGTGGTTGGTACTGGCCGCTTGTGAAAAGCGTGAAAATTAAGATTCCGAACTTTCGTGAACTCTTGGAGCACATTGTCCTGATTGATCTTCCTGGTAGTGGAGACTGCAATAAGATAAGAGATAACCTCTGGAGATCT AAACTAAGAGATTGCTCTTCTGTCTGGGTTGTAAGTGCCATCAAACGAGCCACTACTGATAAAGGTCCATGGGAGATGTTAAAGCACTGCATTGAAGAGCTGGGACCTGGAGGAGAATGCAAAAGCATAAACTTCATCTGTACCATGACTGATGAAATTAATTCAAAAGCCTATTGCAG atcagCACGGCTTCCTGACACG ACTCCGATAGCAGACTGCATACTTTACAGAAATGACAGTAccaagaaaaaaatgaaagaaaaatttGAACATTTGAATCCTGGAATCAAA AAACTGATGGAGAAATTCAGCATGGATGTTTTTACTGTAAGCTCCAAGGCTTTCTTCGAGCAGAATCCAGTTGTGAAAAAAACTGACACAG AAATCCCAAAGCTGCAGGATGTTCTGAAGAATCATAACAAGAGCATCAACCAAGAACTGGCCAAAGATTATGTCAATGAAGCCAAGGGAGTTTTGTCCTTGATACAAAGTTTCCTACCAAGTACAGATGAAGCATTG aTAAAAACCATATTCCACGATGACCTGAAGAAGAATCTAAATGAGGCACTGAATGAGTTGGATTGTCAGTTTGATTTCATTCAAAATAATCTGGATCAATGTCTTTCAAATGGTGTATTAGAGTCAGTGGAACAATGTCTTGAGAATGCAAGGGCAGAACTGATTGAACGT AAAACAGATAATAGAGGATATCATAAAATTCTTAAAGCTTTGTGCAAGAATAATGGCCATTATTGGTCAAGAAACTGGGATGAGACCCTAGACCTCAACAAGTGTTTGGCCCGTCACATGAAGGAAAACATATCTGAAGagttctttattattttttcgaAGTTTTTTTTTGATGCTACAGAAATGTTACTGCTTTATGTATTTATCTCCATCGTATACATTTGA